The Ahaetulla prasina isolate Xishuangbanna chromosome 4, ASM2864084v1, whole genome shotgun sequence genome has a window encoding:
- the IRF9 gene encoding interferon regulatory factor 9: MASSKRGVRSTRKLRDWTVEQVESGKFPGLVWYDPPAKTMFRIPWKHAGKQEFRQEEDAGFFKAWAIYKGKYNPGDHNPATWKTRIRCALSKSPEFEEMPSLSRSDVTEPYKVYRLVPVVEQMMSKKAKTQKTKRVRMEDASRSEAEVASPREEIQPPADSLSLLQREEMPGPEAMVSHVTNVFNPPNYQNGQVSPQAAEPAPEVNQIALSLRTDPSPVVRAATGPTEDFSLCMSIAYAGEPLCKYLLPEGEFLITSVLAPLNGAVSCMKRFVLPAPVKMADTPEQEIIQRLLKDLEKGIMVASNHEGIFIQCRGKVCISWSGFLVPEGQIKLENNTYQQLFKPREFRSALEQFQQGLAPLPDPRIILHIGGEPERRGHMDCKPIVIQMEQTFAIRLRSSL, translated from the exons ATGGCGTCTTCCAAGCGAGGGGTACGATCCACTCGGAAACTCCGAGACTGGACGGTGGAGCAAGTGGAGAGCGGGAAATTCCCAGGCTTGGTTTGGTATGATCCTCCGGCTAAAACCATGTTCCGTATCCCATGGAAACACGCCGGAAAGCAGGAATTCCGACAGGAAGAAGATGCTGGTTTTTTCAAG GCCTGGGCTATCTATAAAGGAAAGTATAACCCTGGCGACCACAACCCGGCGACTTGGAAGACGCGCATCCGCTGCGCCCTGAGCAAAAGTCCCGAATTTGAGGAAATGCCGTCCCTTTCCCGGTCAGACGTCACAGAGCCTTACAAAGTGTATCGCTTGGTGCCGGTTGTGGAGCAGATGATGA gCAAGAAGGCCAAGACGCAGAAAACCAAGCGGGTGAGAATGGAAGACGCCAGCCGTTCCGAGGCGGAAGTGGCGAGTCCCAGGGAGGAGATCCAGCCGCCGGCCGATTCCCTGTCGCTGCTGCAAAGG GAAGAGATGCCCGGCCCAGAAGCCATGGTGAGCCACGTGACCAACGTTTTCAACCCGCCCAACTACCAGAACGGGCAAGTCAGTCCTCAGGCCGCTGAACCAG CGCCGGAAGTGAATCAGATCGCTCTCAGCTTGAGGACAGATCCCAGCCCTGTGGTGAGAGCTGCTACTGGACCAACAG aggatttttctCTTTGCATGTCCATCGCCTACGCGGGCGAACCGCTCTGCAAATACTTGTTACCGGAAGGTGAATTTCTCATTACGTCTGTCCTGGCTCCGCTGAACGGCGCGGTCAGTTGTATGAAACGTTTCGTTTTGCCGGCCCCGGTGAAAATGGCCGACACGCCAGAGCAGGAGATCATTCAGCGTCTGCTCAAGGATTTGGAAAAGGGCATCATGGTGGCCAGTAACCACGAAGGGATCTTCATTCAATGCCGGGGCAAAGTCTGCATCTCGTGGTCGGGATTTTTGGTGCCCGAGGGCCAAATCAAACTGGAGAATAACACTTACCAGCAGCTGTTCAAACCCCGGGAATTTCGGTCAG CTCTGGAGCAGTTCCAGCAGGGCCTGGCTCCACTGCCGGATCCCCGGATCATTCTCCATATCGGAGGTGAACCGGAAAGAAGAGGACATATGGACTGCAAACCCATCGTCATTCAG ATGGAACAGACGTTTGCTATCCGGCTGCGTTCCTCACTGTAG